A DNA window from Bombus vancouverensis nearcticus chromosome 6, iyBomVanc1_principal, whole genome shotgun sequence contains the following coding sequences:
- the LOC117162212 gene encoding RRP12-like protein isoform X3, with the protein MGKLGPRLNSRKKAKRWPKGQSSSSNPQTKKHREQASWMFFKDSTASAKPGITEESLKKHNAIQGIESQVETPDSEDNSWETCTENTADTFATNYSNCSNISFNRFLNHFQSKSLLHKEMLAVLSAVTEIIKQHGGNESSTEYFAALMSTLEALESDTSIAATLSLLGMGLKTVPKNVLNIQFGAASGIFLRILVKYASSEEYLILRHCIHCLSVLLRAQEAATWSSSSTMQVLDVILSFTIHYKPKLRKSAQHGICAILNGVDIMKGENPPQYHPATPYIAKFCIGQLDSEYDGITNILHVLTLLKDIFHHLPKIHVKTISESLLKLMTMKNVLVTSCCLQTFHGLFVSRPSEAILPVQRNGQIITALYDYQPPATDTQPTLAWLTVMQEAYLNLAHNSLNLCAVLLPRILDKCMELWLSDKSEVISGSSHTIKILLQDCVGKICETEESMKTYKDTINQITFMIHQALGYQYLEAWYHILHLIALLFQVTGKARSPQLIEILKSLAELRDSYNFASKNDAEYAIGAAIRVLGPETILNLIPLKVSDNAINLKRTWLLPLLKDCVLGGSLTFFTEKLLPIVALCEKKATEPVGGKTYEFLVCQVWAILPSICNNATDVKDNFKNIAKLLGTNLNERKNLRMSIMSALRRLITKALEDDKKEDIHELARFAKNYLPLFLNLYTTKPLGTDEEGQRFATYDTIRVYLTIADKELVHELFDRALFKLKEPDIDDFFKESIHDIIRLFINYTDINRLKTFYDMCVPLLKEISKTKEQKKAYRFFEEICGSEKETCKEFVVQYRREIQKLLISSATEVAKPSRGARLRCLIHLIKIHPQLEKTKFLEAIVPEAIMCLKELNAKCRTSAYQLLNTIAEKFVGNPTHFNDFVNMLMVGLSGAIEKYCTASLLALSSVTYHYNGSLAIETVKEILGQTCIFVTSPTREIAEAALVYIKVYITVMPSHIAASNLKLLIDALCAMNDDCHRHFRQKVRDILVKLIRKYGMETISGMIPASNAMLHKRLKNMNKAEEAKKKKKELRKLKKQENDEDTEFNAKRKPKSIEEILADSDDEFDEDMDNEESRKRKKRTSRKEAWIHENEEIVDLVDPAAARNISTTQPTVAINSKIAAIKRKDREFKTTSDGRLIITVDNEKDNEPEPKRKKKSALLLHSDSEDDYEDDVQSVAMSQAMDKKPGGSGIHRPLKRSRTEYVPGAEYKASKAGGDVKRKGKPDPYAYVPLSRAALNKRKKKKNASKFQNIIKGAKKGAKIGMKQRNN; encoded by the exons ATGGGTAAATTGGGACCGCGGTTAAATAGCCGGAAAAAGGCGAAACGTTGGCCAAAGGGTCAGAGCTCCAGTTCTAATCCACAAACTAAAAAGCATCGGGAACAGGCATCGTGGATGTTCTTTAAAGATTCAACAG CCTCTGCGAAGCCTGGTATAACAgaagaaagtttaaaaaaaCACAATGCTATTCAAGGGATTGAATCACAGGTAGAAACAcctgatagcgaagataactctTGGGAAACATGTACAGAAAACACTGCTGATACCTTTGCTACCAATTATAGTAATTGTTCAAATATATCATTTAATAG GTTTTTAAATCATTTTCAATCGAAATCACTGTTGCATAAGGAAATGTTAGCTGTGTTGTCTGCTGTAACGGAGATTATAAAACAGCATGGTGGTAATGAATCTAGCACAGAATATTTTGCTGCATTG ATGAGCACTTTGGAAGCGCTTGAATCGGATACGTCAATCGCAGCCACGCTCTCGTTATTAGGCATGGGCCTAAAAACTGTCccaaaaaatgttttaaatatccAATTTGGAGCTGCAAGTGGAATTTTCTTACGTATCCTTGTTAAATATGCATCGTCGGAAGAATACTTAATACTTCGACAT TGTATTCATTGTTTATCTGTGCTCCTTCGAGCACAAGAAGCAGCCACATGGTCTAGTTCATCTACGATGCAAGTGTTGGatgttattttatcatttaccATACACTATAAACCAAAATTAAGAAAATCAGCACAACATGGAATATGTGCCATATTAAACG gAGTTGATATCATGAAAGGTGAAAACCCACCGCAATATCATCCAGCTACTCCATACATTGCAAAATTTTGTATTGGTCAACTTGACTCCGAGTACGATGGTATTACAAATATTCTTCATGTCCTTACACTACTAAAAGACATTTTCCATCATTTACCAAAGATTCATGTGAAG ACTATCAGTGAATCTTTATTGAAGCTTATGACTATGAAAAATGTGTTAGTAACTTCATGTTGTTTACAAACCTTTCATGGTTTGTTCGTTTCTCGACCATCAGAAGCTATTTTACCAGTACAAAGAAATGGGCAAATCATTACTGCCTTATATGATTATCAACCTCCAGCAACTGATACACAACCAACCTTAGCGTGGCTAACTGTAATGCAAGAAGCGTATTTAAATTTAGCACA CAATTCATTAAATTTATGCGCAGTTCTTTTACCAAGAATTTTGGATAAATGCATGGAATTGTGGCTTTCGGACAAATCGGAAGTTATATCTGGTTCTTCGCAcacgataaaaattttattacaagaTTGTGTCGGTAAAATATGTGAAACCGAAGAATCAATGAAAAC ATATAAGGACACTATCAATCAGATAACTTTTATGATCCATCAAGCATTAGGTTATCAATATTTGGAAGCTTGGTATCATATTCTTCATTTAATAGCCTTACTATTTCAG GTAACTGGTAAAGCGAGAAGTCCGCAATTAATAGAGATATTAAAAAGTCTTGCTGAGTTACGTGATTCTTATAATTTTGCGTCGAAAAATGACGCTGAGTATGCTATTGGAGCTGCGATAAGAGTGCTAGGCCCAGAGACAATATTAAATTTGATTCCATTGAAA GTGTCGGACAATgcgattaatttaaaaagaacTTGGCTACTACCATTATTGAAAGATTGTGTGCTAGGTGGGTCACTTACTTTCTTCACGGAAAAATTGCTACCTATCGTTGCATTGTGCGA AAAAAAAGCAACCGAACCTGTAGGCGGGAAAACTTACGAATTTCTCGTTTGCCAAGTCTGGGCTATTTTACCAAGTATATGCAACAACGCTACCGATGTGAAAGATAATTTCAAG AATATAGCTAAACTGTTAGGAACAAATTTAAATGAGAGAAAAAATTTAAGGATGTCGATAATGTCTGCCTTACGAAGATTAATAACGAAAGCACTCGAAGACGACAAAAAAGAAGATATACACGAACTAGCTAGATTTGCAAAGAATTATTTACCATTGTTTTTAAATCTATACACTACTAAGCCACTTGGAACTGACGAAGAAGGACAACGCTTTGCTACATATGATACAATAAGA GTGTATCTTACAATTGCGGATAAGGAATTGGTACACGAATTATTCGATCGTGCGTTATTTAAGTTGAAAGAACCTGATATCGACGATTTTTTCAAAGAAAGTATTCACGATATAataagattatttattaattatactgACATTAATAGATTAAagacgttttacgatatgtgTGTACCACTTCttaaagaaatttctaaaaccAAGGAACAGAAGAAAGCATATAG ATTTTTTGAAGAGATATGTGGCAGTGAGAAGGAAACGTGTAAGGAGTTTGTAGTTCAATACAGACGCgagatacaaaaattattaatatcctCGGCTACTGAAGTCGCAAAACCAAGCAGAGGA GCACGATTAAGATGCTTAATTCATCTCATAAAAATTCATCCACAACTTGAGAAAACTAAGTTCTTAGAAGCCATTGTGCCCGAAGCAATAATGTGTTTAAAAGAGTTAAATGCGAAATGTCGAACTTCTGCATACCAACTTTTAAATACTATTGCGGAGAAATTTGTAGGAAATCCTACACATTTTAATGACTTTGTTAATATGCTCATGGTTGGTTTGAGTGGTGCGATAGAAAAGTATTGTACCGCATCCTTGCTGGCGCTTTCATCCGTTACATATCATTACAATG GATCTTTAGCTATAGAGACAGTTAAAGAAATCTTGGGACAAACTTGTATTTTTGTTACAAGTCCGACAAGAGAAATTGCAGAAGCTGCATTGGTATATATCAAAGTATATATTACTGTGATGCCATCTCATATTGCTGCTTCGAATTTAAAATTGTTG ATAGACGCTTTATGTGCAATGAACGATGACTGCCATAGGCATTTCAGACAAAAAGTACGAGATATTCTCGtaaaattaataagaaaataCGGAATGGAAACAATTTCTGGCATGATTCCAGCTTCTAATGCGATGTTACataagagattaaaaaatatgaataaggcagaagaagcgaagaaaaagaaaaaagaattgaggaaattgaaaaaacaagaaaatgacGAGGATACCGAATTCAATGCAAAGAGAAAACCTAAAAG TATAGAAGAAATATTGGCGGATAGCGATGATGAGTTCGATGAAGATATGGACAATGAAGAGtcaaggaaaaggaagaaaagaacatCGCGAAAGGAAGCCTGGATTCATGAGAATGAAGAGATTGTTGATCTCGTTGATCCTGCGGCTGCTCGAAATATATCAA caACACAACCTACAGTCGCTATAAATTCAAAAATAGCGGCTATAAAACGGAAAGATCGTGAATTTAAGACTACGTCTGATGGCCGTCTTATTATCACAGTAGACAATGAGAAAGATAACGAACCAGAAcccaagagaaagaagaaatctgCACTTTTGTTGCACAGTGATTCAGAAGACGATTATG AAGATGATGTTCAGTCTGTAGCCATGTCGCAAGCAATGGATAAAAAAC CAGGAGGGTCTGGAATACATCGACCATTGAAAAGATCAAGAACAGAATATGTACCAGGAGCAGAATATAAAGCATCAAAGGCTGGAGGTGATgttaaaaggaaaggaaaaccaGATCCATATGCTTATGTACCTCTGTCAAGAGCAGCATTAAACAAGAG aaaaaagaagaaaaatgcgagTAAATTTCAGAACATTATTAAAGGAGCGAAGAAAGGTGCGAAAATTGGAATGAAGCAAAGGAACAACTAA
- the LOC117162212 gene encoding RRP12-like protein isoform X1: MGKLGPRLNSRKKAKRWPKGQSSSSNPQTKKHREQASWMFFKDSTASAKPGITEESLKKHNAIQGIESQVETPDSEDNSWETCTENTADTFATNYSNCSNISFNRFLNHFQSKSLLHKEMLAVLSAVTEIIKQHGGNESSTEYFAALMSTLEALESDTSIAATLSLLGMGLKTVPKNVLNIQFGAASGIFLRILVKYASSEEYLILRHCIHCLSVLLRAQEAATWSSSSTMQVLDVILSFTIHYKPKLRKSAQHGICAILNGVDIMKGENPPQYHPATPYIAKFCIGQLDSEYDGITNILHVLTLLKDIFHHLPKIHVKTISESLLKLMTMKNVLVTSCCLQTFHGLFVSRPSEAILPVQRNGQIITALYDYQPPATDTQPTLAWLTVMQEAYLNLAHNSLNLCAVLLPRILDKCMELWLSDKSEVISGSSHTIKILLQDCVGKICETEESMKTYKDTINQITFMIHQALGYQYLEAWYHILHLIALLFQVTGKARSPQLIEILKSLAELRDSYNFASKNDAEYAIGAAIRVLGPETILNLIPLKVSDNAINLKRTWLLPLLKDCVLGGSLTFFTEKLLPIVALCEKKATEPVGGKTYEFLVCQVWAILPSICNNATDVKDNFKNIAKLLGTNLNERKNLRMSIMSALRRLITKALEDDKKEDIHELARFAKNYLPLFLNLYTTKPLGTDEEGQRFATYDTIRVYLTIADKELVHELFDRALFKLKEPDIDDFFKESIHDIIRLFINYTDINRLKTFYDMCVPLLKEISKTKEQKKAYRFFEEICGSEKETCKEFVVQYRREIQKLLISSATEVAKPSRGARLRCLIHLIKIHPQLEKTKFLEAIVPEAIMCLKELNAKCRTSAYQLLNTIAEKFVGNPTHFNDFVNMLMVGLSGAIEKYCTASLLALSSVTYHYNGSLAIETVKEILGQTCIFVTSPTREIAEAALVYIKVYITVMPSHIAASNLKLLIDALCAMNDDCHRHFRQKVRDILVKLIRKYGMETISGMIPASNAMLHKRLKNMNKAEEAKKKKKELRKLKKQENDEDTEFNAKRKPKSIEEILADSDDEFDEDMDNEESRKRKKRTSRKEAWIHENEEIVDLVDPAAARNISTTQPTVAINSKIAAIKRKDREFKTTSDGRLIITVDNEKDNEPEPKRKKKSALLLHSDSEDDYEDDVQSVAMSQAMDKKRKYSDSYDNISVRSGSTLKYQAGGSGIHRPLKRSRTEYVPGAEYKASKAGGDVKRKGKPDPYAYVPLSRAALNKRKKKKNASKFQNIIKGAKKGAKIGMKQRNN; encoded by the exons ATGGGTAAATTGGGACCGCGGTTAAATAGCCGGAAAAAGGCGAAACGTTGGCCAAAGGGTCAGAGCTCCAGTTCTAATCCACAAACTAAAAAGCATCGGGAACAGGCATCGTGGATGTTCTTTAAAGATTCAACAG CCTCTGCGAAGCCTGGTATAACAgaagaaagtttaaaaaaaCACAATGCTATTCAAGGGATTGAATCACAGGTAGAAACAcctgatagcgaagataactctTGGGAAACATGTACAGAAAACACTGCTGATACCTTTGCTACCAATTATAGTAATTGTTCAAATATATCATTTAATAG GTTTTTAAATCATTTTCAATCGAAATCACTGTTGCATAAGGAAATGTTAGCTGTGTTGTCTGCTGTAACGGAGATTATAAAACAGCATGGTGGTAATGAATCTAGCACAGAATATTTTGCTGCATTG ATGAGCACTTTGGAAGCGCTTGAATCGGATACGTCAATCGCAGCCACGCTCTCGTTATTAGGCATGGGCCTAAAAACTGTCccaaaaaatgttttaaatatccAATTTGGAGCTGCAAGTGGAATTTTCTTACGTATCCTTGTTAAATATGCATCGTCGGAAGAATACTTAATACTTCGACAT TGTATTCATTGTTTATCTGTGCTCCTTCGAGCACAAGAAGCAGCCACATGGTCTAGTTCATCTACGATGCAAGTGTTGGatgttattttatcatttaccATACACTATAAACCAAAATTAAGAAAATCAGCACAACATGGAATATGTGCCATATTAAACG gAGTTGATATCATGAAAGGTGAAAACCCACCGCAATATCATCCAGCTACTCCATACATTGCAAAATTTTGTATTGGTCAACTTGACTCCGAGTACGATGGTATTACAAATATTCTTCATGTCCTTACACTACTAAAAGACATTTTCCATCATTTACCAAAGATTCATGTGAAG ACTATCAGTGAATCTTTATTGAAGCTTATGACTATGAAAAATGTGTTAGTAACTTCATGTTGTTTACAAACCTTTCATGGTTTGTTCGTTTCTCGACCATCAGAAGCTATTTTACCAGTACAAAGAAATGGGCAAATCATTACTGCCTTATATGATTATCAACCTCCAGCAACTGATACACAACCAACCTTAGCGTGGCTAACTGTAATGCAAGAAGCGTATTTAAATTTAGCACA CAATTCATTAAATTTATGCGCAGTTCTTTTACCAAGAATTTTGGATAAATGCATGGAATTGTGGCTTTCGGACAAATCGGAAGTTATATCTGGTTCTTCGCAcacgataaaaattttattacaagaTTGTGTCGGTAAAATATGTGAAACCGAAGAATCAATGAAAAC ATATAAGGACACTATCAATCAGATAACTTTTATGATCCATCAAGCATTAGGTTATCAATATTTGGAAGCTTGGTATCATATTCTTCATTTAATAGCCTTACTATTTCAG GTAACTGGTAAAGCGAGAAGTCCGCAATTAATAGAGATATTAAAAAGTCTTGCTGAGTTACGTGATTCTTATAATTTTGCGTCGAAAAATGACGCTGAGTATGCTATTGGAGCTGCGATAAGAGTGCTAGGCCCAGAGACAATATTAAATTTGATTCCATTGAAA GTGTCGGACAATgcgattaatttaaaaagaacTTGGCTACTACCATTATTGAAAGATTGTGTGCTAGGTGGGTCACTTACTTTCTTCACGGAAAAATTGCTACCTATCGTTGCATTGTGCGA AAAAAAAGCAACCGAACCTGTAGGCGGGAAAACTTACGAATTTCTCGTTTGCCAAGTCTGGGCTATTTTACCAAGTATATGCAACAACGCTACCGATGTGAAAGATAATTTCAAG AATATAGCTAAACTGTTAGGAACAAATTTAAATGAGAGAAAAAATTTAAGGATGTCGATAATGTCTGCCTTACGAAGATTAATAACGAAAGCACTCGAAGACGACAAAAAAGAAGATATACACGAACTAGCTAGATTTGCAAAGAATTATTTACCATTGTTTTTAAATCTATACACTACTAAGCCACTTGGAACTGACGAAGAAGGACAACGCTTTGCTACATATGATACAATAAGA GTGTATCTTACAATTGCGGATAAGGAATTGGTACACGAATTATTCGATCGTGCGTTATTTAAGTTGAAAGAACCTGATATCGACGATTTTTTCAAAGAAAGTATTCACGATATAataagattatttattaattatactgACATTAATAGATTAAagacgttttacgatatgtgTGTACCACTTCttaaagaaatttctaaaaccAAGGAACAGAAGAAAGCATATAG ATTTTTTGAAGAGATATGTGGCAGTGAGAAGGAAACGTGTAAGGAGTTTGTAGTTCAATACAGACGCgagatacaaaaattattaatatcctCGGCTACTGAAGTCGCAAAACCAAGCAGAGGA GCACGATTAAGATGCTTAATTCATCTCATAAAAATTCATCCACAACTTGAGAAAACTAAGTTCTTAGAAGCCATTGTGCCCGAAGCAATAATGTGTTTAAAAGAGTTAAATGCGAAATGTCGAACTTCTGCATACCAACTTTTAAATACTATTGCGGAGAAATTTGTAGGAAATCCTACACATTTTAATGACTTTGTTAATATGCTCATGGTTGGTTTGAGTGGTGCGATAGAAAAGTATTGTACCGCATCCTTGCTGGCGCTTTCATCCGTTACATATCATTACAATG GATCTTTAGCTATAGAGACAGTTAAAGAAATCTTGGGACAAACTTGTATTTTTGTTACAAGTCCGACAAGAGAAATTGCAGAAGCTGCATTGGTATATATCAAAGTATATATTACTGTGATGCCATCTCATATTGCTGCTTCGAATTTAAAATTGTTG ATAGACGCTTTATGTGCAATGAACGATGACTGCCATAGGCATTTCAGACAAAAAGTACGAGATATTCTCGtaaaattaataagaaaataCGGAATGGAAACAATTTCTGGCATGATTCCAGCTTCTAATGCGATGTTACataagagattaaaaaatatgaataaggcagaagaagcgaagaaaaagaaaaaagaattgaggaaattgaaaaaacaagaaaatgacGAGGATACCGAATTCAATGCAAAGAGAAAACCTAAAAG TATAGAAGAAATATTGGCGGATAGCGATGATGAGTTCGATGAAGATATGGACAATGAAGAGtcaaggaaaaggaagaaaagaacatCGCGAAAGGAAGCCTGGATTCATGAGAATGAAGAGATTGTTGATCTCGTTGATCCTGCGGCTGCTCGAAATATATCAA caACACAACCTACAGTCGCTATAAATTCAAAAATAGCGGCTATAAAACGGAAAGATCGTGAATTTAAGACTACGTCTGATGGCCGTCTTATTATCACAGTAGACAATGAGAAAGATAACGAACCAGAAcccaagagaaagaagaaatctgCACTTTTGTTGCACAGTGATTCAGAAGACGATTATG AAGATGATGTTCAGTCTGTAGCCATGTCGCAAGCAATGGATAAAAAACGTAAATATAGCGATAGTTATGATAACATTAGCGTAAGGAGTGGATCCACATTGAAGTATCAAg CAGGAGGGTCTGGAATACATCGACCATTGAAAAGATCAAGAACAGAATATGTACCAGGAGCAGAATATAAAGCATCAAAGGCTGGAGGTGATgttaaaaggaaaggaaaaccaGATCCATATGCTTATGTACCTCTGTCAAGAGCAGCATTAAACAAGAG aaaaaagaagaaaaatgcgagTAAATTTCAGAACATTATTAAAGGAGCGAAGAAAGGTGCGAAAATTGGAATGAAGCAAAGGAACAACTAA